In Sedimenticola thiotaurini, the following proteins share a genomic window:
- the hypE gene encoding hydrogenase expression/formation protein HypE has translation MNKKRYTSRLDLKNGTVDMTHGSGGRAMAQLIDELFVGALDNELLRQGNDQAIFEVPPGRMVMSVDGHVISPLFFPGGDIGSLSVHGTVNDVAMSGARPLYLSAGFILEEGFPLADLKRIVESMAGAANAAGVPVVTGDTKVVEKGKGDGVFITTTGIGVVPEGINISGDLARPGDRILLSGSIGDHGVAIMSKRENLSFETAVESDSQALHDLVADMVAAVPAIHCLRDPTRGGLATTLNEIARQSGVGMQLQEEAIPMKPEVHAACELLGLDPLYVANEGKLIAICPAREAERLLAVMRAHPKGAEAAIIGEVIEDEHNFIQMETSFGGSRVVDWLAGEQLPRIC, from the coding sequence ATGAACAAAAAACGCTACACCAGTCGACTGGATCTGAAAAACGGCACTGTGGACATGACCCATGGCAGTGGCGGTCGGGCCATGGCCCAGTTGATCGATGAACTGTTTGTCGGTGCCCTGGACAATGAACTGTTGCGCCAGGGTAATGATCAGGCGATTTTTGAGGTGCCACCGGGGCGCATGGTGATGAGCGTGGATGGACACGTGATATCACCGCTGTTTTTCCCAGGTGGTGATATCGGTTCCCTCTCGGTGCACGGCACGGTCAACGATGTGGCCATGTCGGGTGCCCGGCCGCTCTACCTGTCGGCCGGCTTTATCTTGGAAGAGGGGTTCCCCCTGGCTGATCTGAAACGCATCGTGGAGAGCATGGCGGGCGCGGCCAATGCGGCCGGTGTGCCGGTGGTTACCGGTGATACCAAGGTGGTGGAGAAGGGTAAAGGTGACGGTGTCTTCATCACCACCACCGGCATCGGTGTGGTGCCGGAGGGGATCAATATCTCTGGTGATCTGGCCCGGCCCGGTGACCGGATTCTGCTCTCCGGCAGCATCGGTGACCACGGCGTGGCGATCATGTCGAAGCGGGAGAACCTCAGCTTTGAAACCGCTGTTGAGTCGGACTCCCAGGCGCTGCACGACCTGGTGGCGGATATGGTGGCGGCGGTGCCGGCCATTCACTGTCTGCGCGATCCGACCCGCGGTGGATTGGCCACCACCCTGAACGAGATCGCCCGGCAATCGGGGGTCGGCATGCAGTTGCAGGAGGAGGCCATCCCGATGAAGCCGGAGGTCCATGCCGCCTGTGAACTGCTGGGACTCGACCCCCTTTACGTGGCTAATGAAGGGAAGCTGATCGCCATCTGCCCAGCCCGGGAAGCGGAGCGGTTGCTGGCGGTGATGCGTGCCCACCCCAAAGGGGCCGAGGCCGCCATCATCGGCGAAGTGATCGAGGATGAGCACAACTTTATCCAGATGGAGACCAGTTTTGGTGGCAGCCGGGTTGTGGACTGGCTGGCCGGTGAACAGTTACCAAGAATCTGCTGA
- a CDS encoding sigma-54-dependent transcriptional regulator, with protein MNRKATLLIVDDEVRGLEALVRILDDDFDVKTATNARDAEEILEREWVNIVLCDQRMPETTGVEFLTKVRQQWPDVVRMILSGYTDAEDIIQGVNEAGIYQYITKPWHPDSLLLTLKNAAHLFHLQRENELLNIELKRNPDVLEQKVSDKRKQLKQQHSSNDGIVRAKGSPMDKVCAKVNRVSPFDVTVLLSGESGTGKELCARALHYNSLRGDKPFVVENCAALPDELLESELFGYKRGAFTGAVEDRAGLFERADGGTIFLDEIGEVSPAFQVKLLRVLQEGEIRPLGCAQRRNVDVRIIAATNKDLEVEVRAGRFRQDLYYRLSTIAIHLPPLRDRKMDIPPIAHALLQSAMRSLNKQVEGFTDEALACMQAYDWPGNVRELQNEIQHMLVMSDEPLLGADLLSPRVLRAAPREDEAQLDMLSSLDGTLKERIESIEARILRESLIRHRWNKSQTARDLGLSRVGLRSKLERYGLEQTTQVEELHDEAGGSAASG; from the coding sequence ATGAACAGGAAAGCAACCCTGCTGATCGTGGATGACGAAGTACGTGGTCTGGAGGCGCTGGTGCGTATCCTGGATGATGACTTCGATGTCAAGACCGCCACCAACGCCCGGGATGCGGAAGAGATCCTGGAACGGGAGTGGGTCAACATCGTGCTCTGTGACCAGCGCATGCCGGAGACCACCGGGGTGGAGTTCCTGACCAAGGTGCGGCAGCAGTGGCCGGACGTGGTGCGCATGATCCTGTCCGGCTACACCGACGCCGAGGATATTATCCAGGGGGTTAATGAGGCGGGCATCTATCAATACATCACCAAACCGTGGCACCCGGACAGCCTGCTGCTGACCCTGAAGAACGCCGCCCACCTGTTTCACCTGCAACGGGAGAACGAACTGCTCAATATCGAGCTGAAGCGCAATCCCGATGTGCTGGAACAGAAGGTCAGTGACAAGCGTAAGCAGCTCAAGCAGCAGCACTCCAGTAACGATGGCATCGTGCGCGCCAAGGGCAGCCCGATGGACAAGGTGTGCGCCAAGGTGAACCGGGTATCACCTTTTGATGTGACGGTGCTGCTGTCCGGTGAATCGGGCACCGGTAAGGAGCTCTGTGCCCGGGCGCTGCACTACAACAGCCTGCGCGGGGACAAACCGTTCGTGGTGGAGAACTGCGCGGCCCTGCCGGACGAGCTGCTGGAGAGCGAACTGTTCGGCTACAAGCGCGGCGCCTTCACCGGCGCGGTGGAGGATCGGGCAGGCCTGTTTGAACGGGCCGATGGCGGGACCATCTTTCTGGATGAGATCGGCGAGGTCTCTCCCGCTTTCCAGGTCAAGCTGCTGCGGGTGCTCCAGGAGGGAGAGATCCGGCCGCTGGGTTGTGCCCAGCGGCGCAACGTGGATGTGCGCATCATCGCCGCCACCAATAAGGATCTGGAAGTGGAGGTGCGGGCCGGGCGTTTCCGCCAGGATCTCTACTACCGGCTCTCCACCATTGCTATCCATTTACCGCCGCTGCGGGATCGCAAAATGGATATTCCGCCGATTGCCCACGCCCTGCTGCAATCGGCCATGCGCTCCCTGAACAAGCAGGTGGAAGGCTTTACCGATGAGGCGCTGGCCTGCATGCAGGCCTATGACTGGCCGGGTAATGTGCGGGAGTTACAGAATGAGATACAGCACATGCTGGTGATGAGTGACGAGCCGCTGCTGGGCGCTGATCTGTTGTCGCCCCGGGTGTTGCGGGCGGCGCCCCGGGAGGATGAGGCTCAGCTGGATATGCTTTCTTCCCTGGATGGCACCCTGAAGGAGCGTATCGAATCGATTGAAGCGCGCATCCTACGGGAATCTTTGATCCGGCACCGCTGGAACAAGAGCCAGACGGCGCGGGATCTGGGACTGTCGCGGGTCGGCTTGCGCAGCAAGCTGGAGCGCTATGGGCTGGAGCAGACAACCCAGGTGGAAGAGCTGCACGATGAGGCCGGTGGGAGTGCAGCCAGCGGTTGA
- a CDS encoding HupU protein, with protein sequence MINQTLGQQAGFNLLWLQSGGCGGCSLSLLNAESPNLLHTLEGAGINLLWHPMLSEETGSEMVRILEAILAGEIRLDALCFEGAVMRGPNDTGRFHMLAGTGRSMLDWVQDLAAVAGYTLGIGTGASFGGITAGGGNPTDACGLQFAETERGGVLGEAYRSIRGLPVINVAGCPTHPNWITETLMQLALGEFSEADLDEWQRPRGYADHLVHHGCPRNEFYEFKASAEEHSQLGCMMEHMGCLGTQAHADCNTRLWNGEGSCLRGGYACINCTAPGFQEPGHPFQETPKFAGIPIGLPTDMPKAWFVALASLSKAATPNRLRQNAVSDHIVVPPQTRKKGRHE encoded by the coding sequence ATGATCAATCAGACATTGGGACAGCAGGCGGGATTCAATCTGCTCTGGCTGCAGTCGGGCGGTTGTGGCGGTTGCAGTCTGTCACTGCTCAACGCCGAGTCACCGAATCTGCTGCATACCCTGGAGGGTGCCGGCATCAACCTGCTGTGGCATCCGATGCTCAGTGAAGAGACAGGCTCCGAGATGGTACGCATCCTGGAGGCGATTCTGGCTGGAGAGATCAGGCTGGATGCACTCTGTTTTGAAGGTGCGGTGATGCGTGGCCCCAATGACACCGGGCGGTTTCACATGCTGGCCGGTACCGGTCGCTCCATGCTCGACTGGGTGCAGGATCTGGCTGCGGTAGCCGGCTATACCCTGGGTATCGGCACCGGTGCCAGCTTTGGCGGTATCACCGCCGGGGGGGGCAATCCCACCGATGCCTGTGGCCTGCAGTTTGCCGAAACCGAACGGGGCGGCGTACTGGGGGAGGCGTATCGCTCCATCCGGGGTCTGCCGGTGATCAATGTGGCCGGTTGTCCGACCCATCCCAACTGGATCACGGAAACCCTGATGCAGCTGGCCCTGGGGGAGTTCAGTGAAGCGGACCTGGATGAGTGGCAACGGCCGCGCGGTTATGCCGATCACCTGGTGCATCACGGCTGTCCACGGAACGAATTCTATGAATTCAAGGCGAGTGCCGAGGAGCACTCCCAGCTGGGTTGCATGATGGAGCACATGGGGTGTCTCGGTACCCAGGCCCATGCCGACTGCAACACCCGGCTGTGGAATGGTGAAGGCTCCTGCCTGCGTGGTGGCTACGCTTGCATCAACTGTACCGCTCCCGGTTTCCAGGAGCCGGGGCATCCGTTCCAGGAGACCCCCAAGTTTGCTGGTATCCCGATCGGTCTGCCGACCGATATGCCGAAGGCGTGGTTTGTCGCCCTCGCTTCCCTCTCCAAGGCCGCCACACCGAACCGGCTGCGTCAGAACGCCGTATCGGACCATATTGTTGTACCTCCACAGACCAGGAAGAAGGGCCGCCATGAGTAA
- a CDS encoding hydrogenase maturation protein, producing MKILLLSHAFNSLSQRLHIELKRRGHQVSVEFDINDAVTQQAVELFQPDLIVAPFLKRAIPETIWRHHTCLIVHPGIKGDRGPSALDWAILRGEPEWGVTVLQANAEMDAGDIWATVNFPMRAVSKASLYRNEVTEAALQGVLLAVERMGQESFNPEPLDYSRPDVKGCLRPLMSQADRRIDWQQDSTETVLRKIRSADGFPGVRDEILGQEVMLYDAHPAAGLRGEPGSLLGRSGQAICRATLDGAVWIGHLRDKQGPHPFKLPAMRVLGDRVADLPELADGYSDIGYEERGRVGYLHFPFYNGAMSTEQCNRLREAYVQARGRDTRVIVLMGGPDFWSNGIHLNSIEAAESPADESWANINAINDLAREIITTETHLTVSALRGNAGAGGVFLARAADQVWARDGVVLNPHYKDMGNLYGSEYWTYLLPKRVGAERARRITQGRLPMGTDEACELGLLDDHFGQDSGHFLEQLRQRADALAEGGDFDQLLQRKVQARHADELEKPLEAYRQEELERMNLNFYGFDPSYHVARYNFVYKVPKSRTPVTIAEHRDLSRRSNPDWSKAS from the coding sequence ATGAAGATCCTGTTGTTAAGCCACGCCTTCAACAGCCTGAGCCAGCGGCTGCATATCGAACTCAAGCGGCGCGGTCACCAGGTCTCGGTGGAGTTTGATATTAACGATGCGGTGACCCAGCAGGCGGTGGAGCTGTTCCAGCCTGATCTGATTGTGGCGCCGTTTCTCAAACGCGCCATCCCGGAAACGATCTGGCGTCACCACACCTGCCTGATCGTGCACCCCGGTATCAAGGGTGACCGGGGGCCATCGGCGCTGGACTGGGCCATCCTCCGGGGTGAACCGGAGTGGGGTGTCACCGTGTTGCAGGCCAACGCCGAGATGGATGCGGGCGACATCTGGGCCACGGTCAACTTCCCCATGCGCGCCGTCAGCAAGGCGAGCCTGTATCGCAACGAAGTGACCGAGGCGGCGTTACAGGGCGTGCTGCTGGCGGTGGAGCGAATGGGTCAGGAATCGTTCAACCCCGAACCCCTGGACTACAGTCGGCCCGATGTGAAGGGCTGTCTGCGGCCATTGATGAGCCAGGCGGACCGGCGTATCGACTGGCAGCAGGACAGTACCGAAACCGTCTTGCGCAAGATCCGCAGCGCCGATGGTTTTCCCGGTGTGCGGGATGAGATCCTGGGACAGGAGGTGATGCTTTACGATGCCCACCCGGCCGCCGGACTGCGGGGTGAGCCGGGCAGCCTGCTGGGTCGCAGTGGTCAGGCGATCTGCCGGGCAACGCTGGACGGCGCGGTCTGGATAGGACACCTGCGGGACAAACAGGGTCCCCATCCATTCAAACTGCCGGCGATGCGGGTGCTGGGTGATCGGGTGGCCGATCTACCGGAGCTTGCCGACGGTTACAGCGATATAGGTTACGAAGAGCGGGGCCGGGTCGGTTATCTGCACTTTCCGTTCTACAACGGTGCCATGAGTACCGAGCAGTGCAACCGGTTACGTGAGGCCTATGTGCAGGCCCGGGGCCGGGACACCCGGGTGATCGTGTTGATGGGGGGACCGGATTTCTGGTCCAACGGCATCCACCTGAACAGTATCGAAGCGGCCGAGAGCCCGGCCGATGAGTCCTGGGCCAATATCAACGCCATCAACGACCTGGCCCGGGAGATCATCACCACCGAAACCCATCTCACGGTGTCGGCCCTGCGGGGCAATGCCGGCGCCGGTGGGGTATTCCTGGCCCGGGCGGCGGACCAGGTCTGGGCACGGGATGGCGTGGTACTCAATCCCCACTACAAGGACATGGGCAACCTGTACGGCTCCGAATACTGGACCTATCTGCTGCCCAAGCGGGTAGGCGCGGAACGGGCCCGACGCATCACCCAGGGACGCCTGCCCATGGGCACCGATGAGGCGTGTGAACTGGGTCTGCTGGATGATCATTTTGGCCAGGACAGCGGCCACTTTCTGGAACAGCTGCGACAGCGCGCCGACGCCCTGGCCGAGGGGGGGGATTTCGATCAGCTTTTGCAACGTAAGGTGCAGGCGCGTCACGCCGATGAGTTGGAGAAGCCCCTGGAGGCCTATCGCCAGGAGGAGCTGGAGCGGATGAATCTGAACTTCTATGGTTTTGATCCCAGCTATCATGTGGCCCGTTACAACTTTGTCTACAAGGTGCCCAAGTCCCGCACACCGGTGACCATTGCGGAGCACCGGGACCTGTCCCGACGTTCTAACCCGGACTGGAGTAAGGCGTCATGA
- a CDS encoding ATP-binding protein — MVIDPGVKGADSLMSRLGSDNQAQGSSGEEAWIEVIQKMDLVYADLVHYQVELEEKNSALEEAQRFIESVQASMTDVLIVCDIQGRIQQANTALERITGRTARALLNHSFKELFAESSQVLVDGFADKIRSETVYDCEVNLISADGTPTPLAMNCSSRYDHEGRLVGMVLIGRPVGELRRAYEKLHATHKELKQAQEQLVHSEKMASLGRLVAGVAHELNNPISFVFGNMHALKRYGERITRYLDAIHAGVDGEALAAQRRELKIDHILSDIGSLIDGTLEGAERVSNIVQDLRRFSGNQQEDIKPFRLAPVVITAVDWVVKAARRKPEVRLEIPDELRAVGTKGLVHQILVNLVQNAIDVMEPMDDPRLVIRGWQDRDDVHIEVRDFGPGIPPADLMRVFDPFFTTKDVGKGTGLGLYISYGLANDQGGSLVASNHADGGAVFTLILRSV; from the coding sequence ATGGTGATTGATCCTGGCGTCAAGGGCGCCGACAGCCTGATGTCCCGGCTGGGTTCGGATAATCAGGCACAGGGTTCCAGTGGTGAAGAGGCCTGGATTGAGGTGATCCAGAAGATGGACCTGGTCTACGCCGATCTGGTCCATTACCAGGTGGAACTGGAAGAGAAGAACAGCGCGCTGGAGGAGGCACAACGCTTCATTGAGAGCGTGCAGGCCTCCATGACCGACGTGCTGATCGTGTGTGATATTCAGGGCCGCATCCAGCAGGCCAATACGGCGCTGGAACGGATTACCGGTCGCACGGCGCGGGCTCTGCTGAACCACTCCTTCAAGGAGCTGTTTGCCGAATCTTCCCAGGTGCTGGTGGATGGTTTTGCCGACAAGATTCGATCTGAAACCGTGTATGACTGCGAGGTCAATCTGATCAGTGCCGACGGAACGCCCACGCCCCTGGCCATGAATTGCAGCTCCCGCTATGACCATGAGGGACGGCTGGTGGGTATGGTTTTGATCGGTCGTCCGGTGGGAGAACTGCGCCGCGCCTACGAAAAATTGCACGCCACCCACAAGGAGCTGAAACAGGCCCAGGAGCAACTGGTTCACTCGGAGAAGATGGCCTCCCTGGGTCGCCTGGTGGCGGGGGTTGCCCATGAGCTGAACAACCCGATCAGTTTCGTGTTCGGCAACATGCATGCACTGAAGCGCTACGGGGAGCGTATCACCCGCTACCTGGATGCGATCCACGCGGGTGTTGACGGTGAAGCGCTGGCGGCGCAACGCCGGGAGTTGAAGATCGATCACATCCTGTCGGATATCGGTTCCCTGATCGACGGCACACTGGAAGGGGCAGAGCGGGTCAGCAACATTGTGCAGGATCTGCGCCGTTTCTCCGGAAATCAGCAGGAGGATATCAAGCCATTCCGACTGGCGCCGGTGGTGATAACTGCGGTGGACTGGGTGGTGAAGGCCGCCCGGCGTAAACCGGAGGTGAGACTGGAGATACCGGATGAGCTGCGGGCGGTGGGTACCAAGGGTCTGGTTCATCAGATCCTGGTCAACCTGGTACAGAATGCCATCGACGTGATGGAACCGATGGATGATCCCCGGTTGGTGATACGGGGCTGGCAGGATCGGGATGATGTACACATTGAGGTGCGGGACTTTGGCCCGGGAATTCCCCCGGCAGACCTGATGCGGGTATTCGACCCCTTCTTTACCACCAAGGATGTGGGTAAAGGGACCGGGTTGGGACTCTACATCAGCTATGGTCTGGCGAATGATCAGGGCGGGTCGCTGGTCGCATCGAATCATGCGGATGGGGGGGCGGTGTTCACCCTGATCCTGCGTTCGGTATAA